Proteins from a single region of Harmonia axyridis chromosome 4, icHarAxyr1.1, whole genome shotgun sequence:
- the LOC123677724 gene encoding collagen alpha-2(IV) chain isoform X2 produces the protein MSSRGIRFVVTILGIWFTVCDAQYQVYSRATNRTGIYSQPNAESYYDKNSETTDSPGEVQTADPYNDYYRRYQSNRIDQNGERYREEGPLRGDQSSISESETDPNNIQNGYSNGYYRPDDYSSGNEASRGEQSTQRSYTQSEYESRYGNRYGQNESEKTDSGSSGGRSSYGSRQYSSGGSNTNYGSEGYASGQSGGSSGNYGPGSYNAGQASGGGNSDKYGSGSYGSSPSGGNSATSYESSRSYSYSQSGGSSRPGGYGSGQSGGYGAGQSGGYGSGQSGGYESGQSGSYGSGGYGQAGGESGVAGSRSGVKQGNRNYDSRNTYSGSSAESSYNTYESSPYANRRPYSSSYDIYDAPGSALATRNGSEKCIPKCFAQKGDRGFQGMAGAPGQKGLRGFPGEEGNMGPKGDKGDSGPMGPRGPKGNRGKQGLPGYPGINGINGIQGPPGQAGIPGMDGCNGTDGGDGAKGDYGEPGPRGYPGLPGVKGNKGEAARCEINLKGQKGEPGRDGVTGPAGLPGPTGPIGPPGPLGDVGPQGFRGPPGPKGQKGQPGLGAEGQKGQKGEVGLRGPKGESGIAKWSKNGTATVGPKGEPGVPGDRGTMGPPGEKGERGIDGDYGFPGQAGAKGEKGLPGPAGPRGREGYAGPPGPPGQKGDRGSDGLHGLPGRAGMKGEPGREGAPGYQGLPGPQGPPGGGNGRPGPPGPMGPRGYPGPTGPKGLDGFNGQPGQMGPPGPKGGPGLPGRQGPEGPAGDKGDKGDQGLSGFPGTDGRIGFPGEPGPQGLQGLPGDSGQSIIGPKGDAGEPGRDGDKGQKGERGFTGARGAPGDSLFGKPGKDGPTGMTGEKGYPGRPGVPGSPGSPGEKGDIGGRCIDCMPGLPGIKGDRGYDGRDGDMGPRGPPGPIGYPGEPGLNGPPGVRGSPGKPGKDGDNGAPGNPGNPGIPAIVPENLVTPPKGDKGERGTPGLPGPQGRPGSQGTPGERGLPGPRGLKGDTGAKGYSGMDGRPGRDGPAGPRGEKGYSIKGDTGFPGDPGYNGPKGEPGFPGLQGEPGNCPANITALMKGNQGPPGAQGHPGIPGIDGERGDKGDKGESGPGGYPGSVGPPGPVGMRGLPGPRGEKGEIGPMGFPGEPGRDGVRGQSGFPGMKGSKGEQGISLVGPVGPPGLPGYPGEKGLQGLPGKTGAPGAPGLQGMMGEKGDQGVRGLDGLYGAKGVKGEPGPLGPQGIGGTPGRPGFPGPKGEPGPQGLPGRQGLQGYPGVKGEQGIPGIEGAKGLKGSTGRLGAPGAPGMDGRPGPKGDKGDRGLQGSLGPQGLVGMPGAAGRPGEKGDHGPVGEPGLPGPRGPPGLKGNAGIPGFPGQKGEPGPVSQKGQKGEPGVPGLRGAPGFAGQPGFPGPKGLDGLPGKSIPGRQGEKGDMGRPGLDGMPGPQGIKGEQGVPGYSGPKGERGFPGDRGEPGLDGLNGPQGIKGDRGFPGIEGLPGEKGDICLPGQAGFDGPKGERGYPGPMGPVGFPGQKGEFGDRGSPGPLVSIKGQKGELGPPGPFGLSGDKGDLGLPGLDGRPGEKGDAGFPGLKGSMGFPGQPGQKGNAGLHGLPGAPGLTIKGEKGLPGLPGKNGREGRIGLQGEKGDKGLQGLIGQQGLPGLPGPIGPSGPKGDRGMTGPPGQQGPLGPPGRDGLNGLPGRMGAKGDRGPPGLIGAPGQKGDRGETGLIGLTGAIGEKGDRGYEGRAGLEGPMGPPGEKGDTGFPGQAGLAGIPGSKGQKGEAALPGAPGPKGERGLPGIPGKPGERGDTGFDGVVGLAGERGEKGERGFEGRIGLQGIQGEKGDRGFDGIAGLAGAQGFPGLKGEAGAPCEVTPDYLTGTLLVRHSQSVEVPTCEAGHVKLWDGYSLLYIEGNEKAHSQDLGIAGSCIRKFSTMPFLFCDMNNVCNYASRNDKSYWLSTSAPIPMMPVEEEGIREYISRCVVCEAPANVIAVHSQSLSLPECPYGWSSLWIGYSFVLHTGAGAEGGGQSLASPGSCLEDFRATPFIECNGAGGTCHYFANTLSFWLATIESNQQFQKPVKQTLKAGNVRDRVGRCQVCIRNT, from the exons GTTCGTGGTCACGATATTGGGAATATGGTTTACCGTCTGTGATGCA CAATACCAAGTTTACAGTAGAGCTACAAATCGAACAGGCATATATAGTCAGCCAAATGCCGAATCATATTACGATAAAAACTCTGAAACAACAGATTCACCAGGAGAAGTACAGACTGCAGACCCCTACAATGACTATTATAGACGATACCAGTCGAATAGAATAGATCAAAATGGCGAAAG GTATCGAGAAGAAGGACCTTTGAGAGGAGATCAGAGTAGTATATCTGAGAGTGAAACAGATCCTAACAATATCCAAAACGGATATTCAAACGGTTACTACAGACCTGATGATTATTCCAGTGGAAACGAGGCTTCACGTGGGGAACAATCAACACAAAGATCATACACCCAATCAGAGTACGAATCAAGATATGGTAATCGATATGGCCAAAATGAATCCGAAAAAACAGATTCAGGAAGTTCCGGAGGACGAAGTAGTTACGGTTCCAGACAATATAGTTCCGGTGGATCAAATACAAATTATGGATCAGAAGGGTATGCATCAGGCCAATCGGGAGGCTCATCCGGTAACTATGGACCAGGCAGTTACAATGCAGGTCAGGCTAGCGGTGGTGGAAACAGCGATAAATATGGTTCTGGCAGTTACGGTTCTAGTCCATCTGGAGGAAATTCAGCTACGAGCTACGAATCATCGAGAAGTTACAGCTATAGCCAATCAGGAGGTTCTTCCAGACCAGGAGGGTATGG TTCCGGTCAATCTGGAGGTTATGGAGCTGGACAATCTGGAGGTTATGGATCTGGACAATCCGGGGGTTATGAATCCGGACAATCCGGGAGTTATGGATCTGGAGGGTATGGTCAAGCAGGAGGTGAATCGGGTGTTGCCGGCTCTCGCAGTGGGGTTAAACAAGGCAATAGGAATTATGACAGCAGAAATACTTACAGTGGATCTTCAGCAGAATCATCCTACAATACTTACGAAAGTAGCCCTTATGCTAATAGAAGACCCTACTCCAGCAGTTATGACATATACGATGCTCCCGGAAGTGCATTGGCAACACGAAATGGCAGTGAAAAATGCATACCAAAATGCTTCGCGCAAAAGGGAGATAGG GGTTTCCAAGGAATGGCGGGGGCACCCGGACAGAAAGGACTTCGAGGATTTCCGGGCGAAGAAGGCAATATGGGACCAAAGGGAGACAAAGGAGACTCGGGTCCGATGGGACCAAGGGGCCCCAAAGGCAACAGAGGAAAACAAGGATTACCTGGATATCCTGGAATAAATGGAATAAATGGAATTCAAGGACCCCCCGGTCAAGCCGGTATTCCCGGTATGGATGGATGTAATGGAACAGAT GGAGGAGATGGTGCCAAAGGAGATTATGGGGAACCTGGTCCAAGAGGATACCCCGGTTTGCCAGGAGTTAAAGGTAACAAAGGTGAAGCTGCACGTTGTGAAATAAATCTGAAGGGACAGAAAGGAGAACCTGGAAGAGATGGTGTAACCGGTCCTGCTGGTCTTCCAGGACCAACAGGTCCAATTGGGCCACCCGGACCACTTGGTGATGTGGGACCCCAG GGTTTCAGAGGTCCTCCAGGACCAAAAGGTCAGAAAGGTCAACCCGGTTTAGGAGCAGAAGGTCAGAAGGGACAGAAAGGAGAAGTTGGTCTTAGAGGTCCCAAAGGAGAATCTGGTATAGCTAAGTGGTCGAAAAATGGTACGGCTACTGTTGGACCGAAGGGTGAGCCTGGCGTTCCTGGAGATAGAGGTACAATGGGGCCTCCCGGAGAAAAAGGAGAAAGGGGCATTGATGGTGATTATGGATTCCCTGGTCAAGCAGGTGCAAAAGGAGAGAAGGGCTTACCAGGCCCAGCAGGACCTAGA GGACGTGAAGGTTACGCTGGCCCGCCAGGTCCTCCGGGCCAGAAGGGAGACAGAGGTAGTGACGGATTACATGGTTTACCAGGTCGTGCAGGAATGAAAGGAGAACCAGGTAGAGAGGGTGCTCCCGGTTATCAGGGACTTCCTGGTCCTCAAGGACCTCCAGGAGGAGGAAACGGTAGACCTGGACCACCAGGACCTATGGGTCCAAGAGGTTACCCTGGCCCTACAGGACCAAAGGGGTTAGACGGCTTCAATGGACAACCGGGACAAATGGGCCCTCCTGGTCCGAAAGGAGGCCCAGGTCTTCCTGGAAGACAAGGACCAGAAGGACCTGCAGGTGATAAAGGAGATAAGGGCGACCAAGGATTGTCAGGTTTTCCAGGTACGGATGGACGAATTGGATTTCCGGGTGAACCAGGACCACAAGGGCTTCAAGGACTTCCTGGTGACAGTGGACAATCTATAATA GGACCAAAAGGAGATGCTGGTGAACCAGGCAGAGATGGAGATAAAGGACAAAAAGGTGAACGTGGTTTTACTGGCGCAAGAGGAGCACCTGGTGATTCTCTCTTTGGAAAACCGGGCAAAGATGGTCCTACCGGAATGACAGGTGAAAAAGGGTATCCAGGAAGACCAGGTGTGCCAGGTAGCCCCGGTTCACCTGGTGAAAAGGGTGATATTGGAGGAAGATGTATTGATTGTATGCCTGGCTTACCTGGAATAAAGGGAGATCGAGGATATGATGGACGAGATGGAGATATGGGACCTAGGGGACCACCTGGACCTATAGGTTATCCTGGAGAACCTGGTTTGAATGGACCTCCAGGAGTTAGAGGGTCTCCTGGTAAACCT GGTAAAGATGGAGATAATGGTGCTCCCGGAAATCCAGGAAATCCTGGAATACCAGCTATAGTTCCGGAAAATCTTGTTACACCACCGAAAGGAGACAAGGGTGAACGAGGAACACCTGGCCTACCAGGACCTCAAGGAAGACCTGGATCTCAAGGAACACCAGGAGAACGAGGTCTACCGGGACCACGAGGACTAAAAGGAGACACTGGTGCTAAGGGTTATTCCGGAATGGATGGTAGACCAGGAAGAGACGGACCAGCTGGACCAAGAGGAGAGAAAGGTTACAGCATTAAGGGAGATACCGGTTTTCCAGGTGACCCAGGCTACAACGGTCCGAAAGGAGAACCAGGATTTCCAGGACTACAGGGAGAACCCGGCAATTGTCCCGCAAATATAACCGCCCTGATGAAAGGAAACCAAGGACCTCCAGGTGCACAAGGTCACCCAGGTATTCCAGGTATCGATGGAGAACGGGGAGATAAAGGAGATAAGGGAGAGTCTGGGCCTGGAGGTTATCCAGGTAGCGTAGGACCTCCTGGACCTGTTGGAATGAGAGGTCTTCCAGGACCTAGAGGTGAAAAAGGTGAAATCGGACCTATGGGATTCCCCGGAGAACCAGGAAGAGATGGAGTTAGAGGTCAATCAGGATTCCCAGGAATGAAAGGTTCGAAGGGTGAACAAGGAATATCGTTAGTCGGGCCAGTAGGACCTCCTGGTTTACCAGGATATCCAGGAGAGAAAGGTTTACAAGGATTACCGGGTAAAACCGGAGCACCTGGTGCACCAGGTTTACAAGGAATGATGGGTGAAAAAGGTGACCAAGGTGTTCGAGGTCTAGATGGATTATATGGTGCAAAGGGTGTGAAAGGAGAACCAGGACCGTTAGGACCTCAAGGAATTGGAGGAACGCCAGGAAGACCAGGTTTTCCAGGACCTAAAGGAGAACCAGGGCCGCAAGGATTGCCAGGCAGACAAGGATTACAAGGGTATCCAGGTGTAAAAGGAGAACAAGGTATTCCTGGAATTGAAGGAGCAAAAG GATTGAAAGGATCTACTGGAAGACTCGGTGCACCTGGTGCACCAGGTATGGATGGTAGACCCGGCCCAAAGGGAGATAAAGGTGACCGTGGATTACAGGGCTCTTTGGGACCACAAGGTTTAGTCGGAATGCCTGGTGCAGCTGGACGCCCAGGTGAAAAGGGAGATCATGGTCCAGTTGGAGAACCAGGTTTGCCAGGACCTAGAGGACCACCCGGTCTCAAAGGAAATGCAGGAATACCCGGTTTCCCTGGACAGAAAGGAGAACCAGGACCAGTTTCACAGAAAGGACAAAAAGGAGAACCTGGAGTTCCAGGATTGCGAGGTGCACCTGGTTTCGCAGGACAACCTGGATTCCCAGGACCTAAAGGTTTGGATGGATTACCAGGTAAAAGTATTCCCGGACGCCAAGGAGAGAAAGGAGATATGGGACGCCCTGGTTTGGATGGAATGCCAGGGCCGCAAGGTATCAAAGGAGAACAGGGTGTACCTGGTTACTCCGGACCTAAAGGAGAACGTGGTTTCCCTGGAGATCGTGGAGAACCAG GTCTCGACGGACTGAATGGACCACAAGGAATAAAAGGAGATAGAGGATTCCCAGGAATTGAAGGTTTACCTGGAGAAAAAGGTGATATATGTCTTCCCGGTCAAGCAGGATTTGATGGACCTAAAGGAGAAAGAGGTTACCCTGGACCAATGGGCCCAGTAGGTTTTCCCGGACAAAAAGGAGAATTTGGAGATCGTGGTTCACCAGGTCCTCTGGTATCAATAAAGGGACAGAAAGGAGAATTGGGGCCACCAGGACCTTTTGGTCTTTCTGGAGATAAGGGCGATCTTGGTTTACCTGGTTTGGATGGTCGACCGGGCGAGAAAGGAGATGCAGGATTTCCAGGATTGAAAGGTTCGATGGGTTTCCCAGGACAACCTGGTCAAAAAG GTAACGCTGGACTACATGGGCTTCCTGGTGCACCTGGCTTAACGATCAAAGGTGAAAAAGGTTTACCAGGTCTACCTGGTAAAAACGGAAGAGAAGGTCGCATAGGTCTGCAAGGAGAAAAGGGAGATAAAGGTCTGCAAGGTTTGATCGGACAACAAGGTCTTCCTGGTCTACCAGGCCCAATAGGTCCATCTGGACCTAAGGGTGATAGAGGTATGACAGGTCCTCCAGGCCAGCAGGGCCCATTAGGACCCCCAGGAAGAGATGGCTTGAACGGATTGCCTGGAAGGATGGGAGCCAAAGGAGATCGTGGTCCACCTGGTTTGATAGGAGCTCCTGGTCAAAAAGGAGATCGTGGAGAAACTGGGTTGATTGGTCTGACAGGAGCTATCGGCGAGAAAGGTGACCGCGGTTATGAAGGAAGAGCCGGTCTCGAAGGTCCTATGGGACCTCCGGGAGAAAAGGGAGACACAGGATTCCCCGGCCAAGCAGGTCTAGCCGGAATACCTGGTTCTAAAGGACAAAAGGGTGAAGCTGCTCTACCCGGAGCTCCCGGGCCTAAAGGAGAACGAGGTCTTCCTGGAATCCCAGGAAAACCAGGTGAACGTGGAGACACAGGTTTCGACGGAGTTGTTGGACTTGCAGGAGAGAGAGGAGAGAAAGGAGAACGTGGTTTCGAGGGAAGGATAGGTCTTCAAGGTATACAAGGTGAAAAGGGAGATAGAGGATTCGACGGTATAGCTGGCTTAGCCGGTGCTCAAGGATTCCCTGGACTGAAGGGAGAAGCTGGTGCACCATGTGAAGTCACCCCTGATTACCTTACTGGAACTTTATTGGTCAGACATAGCCAGAGCGTGGAGGTACCTACTTGTGAAGCAGGACATGTGAAATTGTGGGAcggttattcccttctttatatTGAGGGTAACGAGAAGGCCCACAGTCAGGATTTGGGTATTGCCGGATCCTGCATAAGGAAGTTTTCGACTATGCCATTCTTGTTCTGCGATATGAATAACGTGTGCAATTATGCCAGTAGAAACGATAAGTCATATTGGTTATCGACTAGTGCTCCAATTCCGATGATGCCGGTCGAAGAAGAGGGTATCAGAGAGTACATTTCAAGATGTGTCGTTTGCGAAGCACCAGCGAACGTTATTGCAGTCCACAGTCAGTCACTATCCTTGCCGGAATGCCCCTATGGATGGAGTTCCCTCTGGATCGGATACAGTTTCGTATTG